aaatacatgatataactttatatgcttactctggagataattctgtacctgtttatttagaaactccctgcctttatctgtaaataatctcgatatattcttcgccttttcattctccaatatgttttgtaatgcatgtaaagtgctcggtccgtctttctttttcatgagtactgcttgtaaatatcttgaaaaaacatcgatacacacgagaatgtatttatatccatcattATATCTGGATAATTTAGACATATCACCCAAATCACAGGTTAATATCACTCTGGGTTTAGGAGCAATTATTTTCCTACGAGGAAACTTCTTAGGTTTAAGAACGTATAAAGTATATGATCTTTCTGAATTTAAGAAATTTCTGACCTCTTTCAAGGTTATGGACGGATCGATCTTTTTTACAGCTGTATATAAACTGTTTACACCAGAGAATGACCCAGCAGATCCAGGATCTCTATaaaccttttcaattaattttgctcgctccattggtatacaatttcgtaggaatcctgccgtaacacattggttcgcaactgtaatgcttctggtgtatttaatgcaaggtctatgaataaataaccaaagggtgatcgttttatagcagatttatatatatttacaaattccttattttttccgaacacttgtcgccccagaatctctacttgtccaagatccctcattttaaataaagcaaaatgcgtggcgtttaaagccatggtacgactatatcgtcctccgtgaaatatattttgagtaatcagaataatgcttatattatgatgtctacctttagtaaaacattcgagaataatttcactgttacctgcttttaaaaatagatcatcaacaataattattgtattttcatcagGTGATGCAATGACATTCTGCGGCTCGATAATATCGttacttaatgttaatttatgagatatctctgaatcttgttctaagggatgtgatgtcaccccgcatattataatgttatgaaatttcTCGTGGTATAACTTTATTAATTTTGATGTGAAATAAGATTTGCCACTATTCGAATAACCGGCAATGATAATCCTTGATGGATAACGAAATATATCAACGTCATCAGATGTGTATGTTGACAAGttcaacatcttccccttattattttaaaatgatctAAAAGCTTCCTCTCTTTAAgttgaatgaactaaaaagggtgtttaccatagagaggcgtcttgtacactgtaagtcttaatgggttttcaagatatataatacttttagttcaataaggggacacagttaatGTGGAGCAGGACTGCCTCACCAAAATTAGTTGCTTTAGGGTGACGATTGacccaggtgttcatgattatcttaaatctatcTTGGATGTGAACTGCATTACacggcgcctgtctgtcctgagttgacgcaggtgttatgttctaccttgggtgtgaaccgcattacaccatgtgttgggggaaggggtgacccacaatgagtctctcagagtgagGACAGTGCTTCCATCCGTGACTGACCTCAtctttccccttattattttaaaatgaactaaaagtttcctctcattaagttaaaggaCCTCATCTTCCAACGCTGAACCGCATATCATGctgtctgtctgacctgtgttgacccaggtgttcggtaaggcgatgattatcttaaatctaccttaggtgtgaaccgcattatacATTGGTGTCGGGGGGAGGGGGTGGCCTATATAAGCTCAATGAGacactcagagcgaggacagtgcttccatCCGTGATTGACCTCAtctttccccttattattttaaaatgaactaaaagtttcctctcattaagttaaaggacctcacatcatggagaaaggtaagttgtacttagaaaattcttgtttttgcatgtttaatttttgttgaagcatacgagtgaaatttgggttaatttttgttgaagcatacgagtgaaatgtTTACTGTGATAGTGTGTTAAATAAGTGAAATTCTTAACAGGGGATAGCATATATTCGAAATACTTGGAAGCATTGGTGAAGAGAAGATTATCGATTAGAAAGCAGCGTTCGTTGGTAATCGAGAAAGGCGGTGTACAACGCAATGAAAGGTTATTGCAATTGGATAATGAGTGGGCACGTGTAGATGCTTTATGGAAGAAGGCTATAGAAACAGGTATGTAACCAATTTGTGATCTTTTGTTGTGCTAGTCACTCGAGAAAAGATTTTTTGTTctattcattgaaatcttaatattttgggttatgaattggatgtgcttttttttcctctgttcattgaaatcttaatatttttttgggttatgaattggatatGCTTTTTTCCTCTGCAGGAAATACACCTGGTAGTAATGTCGCACAgcttggtggtgagagtgctaGTGTTGGTACCTCACAATGCGGAGGTGCGGGTACTTCTGCCCCCATTAATGatgatgagagagcaactacctcgCATGACGTGTCTGACACGCATAATAGTGAAGATGAGACCCCAGAAGTTATTACATATATCCAGAATTTTAGAGGTAgacatacagtgaggaaatatagtgttccttcatcttataacagagagttaagaatgtatttacatgtttatagggattattttatagaacagatgcgagatatgtatgatagatcgcctctagcaatgtcgctcagaatccacccaattatagttataaggacattacgtcaaaacatatcgggtgatgatcaaaatggacaatttgtgataaatttagcgtttgagttagtaagtgaagaggaaatctCTGAAGTATTTGATCGATGGGTGGGAACAATATTAGAAAGATACGAGTCAGAGTTGCAAGATCAGGAAGGATCTGGCTGGATCATAGATCAAATCGAATCTTTCAGTATCGAATATGTTAAAGTAGAATTCAGAGTACAAGTGGGGTCATATGTGGCATATCCCGAGAAACTGCGAGGGAAGAAATATGTATTTAATCCAGAGATTAATGATGGCTTATGTGTACTGCGTGCTTTTGCCGCCTATCAATGTCATAAAAAGAACATGCCATGGTGTGATATTCGCAGAGCAGTTAATACTAAGAGAGGATGTCTTAATCATGCAAAAACTTCTATAGATGATTTCCCCATTACGCGTGATAAGTTAGGTATattagagaaggaaaataaagtgtCATTATATGTTTATCAATTAAGAAAGGATCAAGATAGGACATTTATGGCTATGTGTCgtaaggggaataagaaatataaggaCATTATGTGTGCGTTATTGTTGAATGAAAGACATTTGGTTTTAATCAAAGATTTTGACGGATATGTTAGAACGATAATGACAGAAAAAGGTGTAAAGAAGCACTGTCATAGTTGTTTGATGAAGTTGAATACACAGGAAGAGTTAGATATCCACGAAGATGGATGTAAAATCAATCAGGTTCTCGTATTCCCcccggaaggaacaacagtacactttGAAAATTTTAGTCATACGCATTCCAACGAATATATCGGTGTATTTGATTTCGAATGTGCATTAGACACCACTCTCCCGGCAGGTAAAATTGAGTctcgtcataaagccattgcctattgttatattatatttgatcgcaaaggagaaatagtgtgtataaagagttataagggggaggatgctgttaatcatttcattttaaatgttagtggtgaatggaATAAAATAAAGTTTAGAAGACAGTATCATGAAATCCATATGACAGAGGAGGATGAGATGAGGCATGATTCTCAGATCACTTGTGAATTATGtggtaacaccttcaaaaaacccaaggacaaacataaacaccatgaccatactttaaatttcaataattatattggagCCTATTGTGCACGTTGTAATATGCAGtgtaaagacaagagagagaaattattgcttttttgtcataacatgtcgtatgatttaggaataattttaaaggaattgaatgttgataaatataacgttgaaattcattcgaaacaaggattcaaattcttgaaagtagacataggtaaggttaggtttcaggattcactgtctttattgaatggatctctttccacgttagcagaacaacatatcaaggcaggtaaatccctgaaatatacagagactattctgaaagatgtgcctcgagatgtcttacctttattatgtaaaggaaaacaaattttgtgttatgattatattgatagtttaaagaaacttgatgaaacaaaattaccgagtaaagatcatttttttaattctttgagaaataGCGCTATCAGCCAAGAAGATTATGAACATGCATTGAAAGTGTTTGAGTTGGGTAAATGTAAG
The DNA window shown above is from Cherax quadricarinatus isolate ZL_2023a unplaced genomic scaffold, ASM3850222v1 Contig938, whole genome shotgun sequence and carries:
- the LOC138851543 gene encoding uncharacterized protein codes for the protein MYLHVYRDYFIEQMRDMYDRSPLAMSLRIHPIIVIRTLRQNISGDDQNGQFVINLAFELVSEEEISEVFDRWVGTILERYESELQDQEGSGWIIDQIESFSIEYVKVEFRVQVGSYVAYPEKLRGKKYVFNPEINDGLCVLRAFAAYQCHKKNMPWCDIRRAVNTKRGCLNHAKTSIDDFPITRDKLGILEKENKVSLYVYQLRKDQDRTFMAMCRKGNKKYKDIMCALLLNERHLVLIKDFDGYVRTIMTEKGVKKHCHSCLMKLNTQEELDIHEDGCKINQVLVFPPEGTTVHFENFSHTHSNEYIGVFDFECALDTTLPAGKIESRHKAIAYCYIIFDRKGEIVCIKSYKGEDAVNHFILNVSGEWNKIKFRRQYHEIHMTEEDEMRHDSQITCELCGNTFKKPKDKHKHHDHTLNFNNYIGAYCARCNMQCKDKREKLLLFCHNMSYDLGIILKELNVDKYNVEIHSKQGFKFLKVDIGKVRFQDSLSLLNGSLSTLAEQHIKAGKSLKYTETILKDVPRDVLPLLCKGKQILCYDYIDSLKKLDETKLPSKDHFFNSLRNSAISQEDYEHALKVFELGKCKTLGDYLMLYLKTDVGLLADVFMEWRKTLKDIYKLDVSNYISLPSFSWDAFLLKTNVRLDMIYSHELYDLIKRNLRGGFTCAINQYSKADNPLINPNFDVESGMGTHILYLDFNSLYASAMVEALPQNGIRKLSNDEKNAILDVGLSNVSCEGQKGYWIECDTKHISPEVARLTDELPLILSHMNISEEMLSPYCESILKNEGRKIPKSNGKLVGSHLSQKNYLISLELLQLLLELGLEVEKVHTIYEYTQTKFLEPFISTNIAQRTATRCPIKSKAFKLTNNAIYGKSLLNITKYAEKYRYINNEKAFIRASKDPLLKNITHLNQDRVICTFNKDILEVKQPLYLGFQILEIAKKKLYHFWYKVLKQHYGEDVRLLYTDTDSYIFSLKCKDLYTELKSEPLLGYMDFSNFSPEHPLYDDSRKGELGLLKSEMCDNHISELIALKAKMYSVKIAGRSTTVSRAKGIPSQFMPLLTHARYKNVLSNADRELFTCKSISNVKGEICTVRINKRGLSAFDDKRYHLNTNESLAYGHPDIPPSKRRRIE